A window from Flavobacterium gyeonganense encodes these proteins:
- a CDS encoding rhodanese-like domain-containing protein, which translates to MKITALIILAGCCFITGIIHSQVNKRKKMEKDTQYPKALVDYDDFKNLVSELEKQREKNLVSLDVFLKMAKEENTVILDSRSDFRFNRKHLKGAIHLDFTDFTQENLLKLIPDPNTRILIYCNNNFDGDPIDFASKMAKPKTNIETQILSNRKPIMLALNIPTHINLYGYGYKNIYELDELVNVNDSRIQFEGTEVK; encoded by the coding sequence ATGAAAATTACAGCTCTTATCATTTTAGCTGGCTGCTGTTTTATAACCGGCATTATCCATTCACAGGTAAACAAAAGAAAAAAGATGGAAAAAGACACCCAATATCCAAAAGCACTGGTTGATTATGATGATTTTAAAAATCTGGTGAGCGAATTAGAAAAGCAACGAGAAAAAAACTTAGTGAGTCTGGATGTTTTTTTGAAAATGGCAAAGGAAGAAAACACAGTAATTTTGGATTCCCGTTCCGATTTTCGTTTCAACAGAAAACATTTAAAAGGAGCGATTCATCTTGATTTTACTGACTTTACGCAGGAAAACCTTTTAAAGTTAATTCCGGATCCAAATACCAGAATATTGATTTACTGCAATAATAATTTTGATGGAGATCCAATAGATTTTGCTTCGAAGATGGCGAAACCCAAAACCAATATCGAAACCCAGATTCTGTCCAACAGAAAACCCATTATGCTGGCATTGAATATTCCAACACACATTAACCTTTATGGATACGGTTATAAAAATATCTATGAACTCGATGAGCTGGTCAATGTGAATGATTCGAGAATACAATTTGAAGGAACCGAAGTGAAATAA